A segment of the Sphingomonas kaistensis genome:
CTCCCACCTCCTCGCCGCCTTTCCGCTCGGACTTGCTTCGGCGCTTGCGTTCGAGCCGGTCGGCCTGTGGCCGCTGATGCCGCTCGCCTTCGCGGCGCTGGCCATGCTGATCTCGCGCAGCGGAAGCATGGGCAGGGCGCTCCTGACCGGCTGGCTGTTCGGCGCCGGGCAATTCATGCTCGGCCTCAACTGGATCGCCACCGCCTTCACCTATCAGGCGGCGATGCCGGCCTGGCTCGGCTGGCTCGCGGTGTTCCTGCTCAGCCTCTACCTCGCGGTCTATCCGGCGCTCGCGGCCGGGCTCGCGTGGCGCTTCGGGCAACGCTCGCCGCTCGCGCTCGCATTCGCGCTCACCGGAGGATGGGCGCTCGGCGAGTGGCTGCGCGCCACCATGTTCACCGGCTTCGCCTGGAACCCGGTCGGGGTCAGCCTCCTCGACACCTTCTGGCGCGGCACCGCGGCGGGGATCGGCACCTACGGCTTGTCGATGCTGGTGGTGGCGCTGGGCGGAGCGCTGTTCCTCGCCTTTGCAAAGGCACGGCGAAGCGCGGCCGTGATCGCGGTCGCGCTGCTCGGACTCGGTCTGCTCGGTTGGCTGCCCTCGGCCGCGCCGCAGGTCGCCGGCGGCAAGGCGATCCGCGTGGTCCAGCCCAACATCGGGCAGGAAGACAAGTGGCGCGAAGGGCTGGAGGAAGAAGCCTTCCGCCGGCTCACCAGCCTGTCGACCCTCAAGCCAGGCGCCGATCCGACCCTTCTGCTGTGGCCCGAAGTCGCGGTTCCCGTCGCCTTCCAGCTCGAAGGCCCGCCGCCGCCCCGCCGGACCGCCGAATTGCCGCCCGCGAAACGCGCCGGACAGGTGCTTCGTCCAGGCTCCGATCTCCTCGTAACCGGTGCCTTCACCCTGGTGGTCGACGGCCAGGCCAATCTGGTCGGAAGCACCAACAGCGTGATGCCGATCACCGCCGACGGCCGGATCCTCGGCCGCTACGACAAGGCCCATCTGGTGCCCTACGGCGAATATCTGCCGATGCGGCCGATCCTGTCGGCAATCGGGCTGTCGCAGCTTGCGCCGGGGGTCGGCGACACGCTGTCCGGTCCCGGCCCGCGCAACCTGGCGCTGCCCGGCTGGGGCACGATGGGACTGCAGATCTGCTACGAGATCATCTTCTCCGGCCAGGTGATCGATCCGGACCACCGCCCCGATTTCCTGTTCAATCCCTCCAACGACGCGTGGTTCGGAAGCTGGGGGCCACCCCAGCATCTCGCCCAGGCCCGGCTGCGCGCCGCGGAGGAAAGGATTCCGGTGATCCGCTCCACCCCGACCGGGATCAGCGCCGTGGTCGACGCGAACGGGACGGTGCTTGCCAGCCTGCCGTGGCGTACCGCCGGGGTGATCGACGCCAGGCTGCCGCTGCCGGGGCCGCCGACGTCCTTTTCGCGGTTCGGCAACCTCATTCCCCTGGGCCTTGCCTTCCTGCTCCTGCTGTTCGCGGTTGGCATGGACGCGCGAGGACGCTACAGGCGGCACATATAAAGCTATCTTTATA
Coding sequences within it:
- the lnt gene encoding apolipoprotein N-acyltransferase, producing MTFRTSHLLAAFPLGLASALAFEPVGLWPLMPLAFAALAMLISRSGSMGRALLTGWLFGAGQFMLGLNWIATAFTYQAAMPAWLGWLAVFLLSLYLAVYPALAAGLAWRFGQRSPLALAFALTGGWALGEWLRATMFTGFAWNPVGVSLLDTFWRGTAAGIGTYGLSMLVVALGGALFLAFAKARRSAAVIAVALLGLGLLGWLPSAAPQVAGGKAIRVVQPNIGQEDKWREGLEEEAFRRLTSLSTLKPGADPTLLLWPEVAVPVAFQLEGPPPPRRTAELPPAKRAGQVLRPGSDLLVTGAFTLVVDGQANLVGSTNSVMPITADGRILGRYDKAHLVPYGEYLPMRPILSAIGLSQLAPGVGDTLSGPGPRNLALPGWGTMGLQICYEIIFSGQVIDPDHRPDFLFNPSNDAWFGSWGPPQHLAQARLRAAEERIPVIRSTPTGISAVVDANGTVLASLPWRTAGVIDARLPLPGPPTSFSRFGNLIPLGLAFLLLLFAVGMDARGRYRRHI